A stretch of bacterium DNA encodes these proteins:
- a CDS encoding M24 family metallopeptidase, producing the protein VQTYVEHHGFSVVRELVGHGIGRELHEDPQVPNFGKAGTGARLKEGMVFCVEPMVNAGTYEVYTAKDNWTIHTKDGKPSAHFEHTVVVTSNGPEILTQSDLF; encoded by the coding sequence GTTCAAACGTACGTTGAACACCATGGTTTTTCAGTTGTACGCGAATTAGTCGGTCACGGGATAGGACGCGAATTACACGAAGATCCTCAGGTTCCAAATTTCGGCAAAGCCGGTACCGGAGCGCGGCTCAAAGAAGGTATGGTATTTTGTGTTGAGCCGATGGTCAATGCTGGAACTTATGAAGTGTATACAGCAAAAGATAACTGGACTATCCATACGAAAGACGGAAAACCGTCAGCGCATTTTGAACATACGGTAGTAGTAACATCAAACGGACCGGAAATTTTAACACAGTCCGATTTATTTTAA
- the infA gene encoding translation initiation factor IF-1 encodes MAKEGLIKVDGTILETLPNATFIVKLENGHQVHAHISGKMRMNFIRILPGDKVTIELSPYDLSRGRITYRYK; translated from the coding sequence TTGGCAAAAGAAGGATTGATCAAAGTTGACGGGACGATACTTGAGACTTTGCCTAATGCCACGTTTATTGTAAAGCTTGAAAATGGTCACCAGGTTCATGCGCACATCAGTGGAAAAATGCGTATGAATTTTATTCGGATTCTGCCCGGCGATAAGGTAACGATTGAATTATCACCGTACGACTTATCCCGCGGGCGCATCACGTATCGCTATAAATAA
- the rpmJ gene encoding 50S ribosomal protein L36: MKVRSSVRKICVKCKIIRRKGVVRVICDNKKHKQRQG, encoded by the coding sequence ATGAAAGTCAGATCGTCCGTTCGTAAAATTTGTGTAAAGTGTAAGATCATCCGTCGCAAAGGTGTTGTTCGCGTGATTTGCGACAATAAAAAACACAAACAGCGTCAAGGTTAA
- the rpsM gene encoding 30S ribosomal protein S13 — protein MARIAGIELPKDKRAFVALTYIYGIGRTTAKDILKKAGVDEMKKIKDLTPDEENKIRTIINDNIKVEGALRSENALNIKRLMDIGSYRGLRHRRGLPARGQRTRTNSRTRKGKRKTIGGLKKVEAKK, from the coding sequence TTGGCCCGTATAGCAGGTATAGAATTACCCAAAGACAAACGCGCATTTGTTGCGTTGACGTACATCTACGGCATCGGCCGCACTACGGCAAAAGATATTTTGAAAAAAGCCGGTGTGGATGAGATGAAAAAGATCAAAGATCTTACGCCGGATGAAGAAAACAAGATCCGTACGATCATCAATGATAATATCAAAGTTGAAGGCGCACTGCGTTCAGAAAATGCGCTCAACATCAAACGTTTGATGGACATCGGTTCCTACCGCGGTCTGCGTCACCGTCGCGGTCTGCCCGCGCGTGGTCAACGTACACGTACCAATTCCCGTACGCGTAAAGGTAAACGTAAGACGATCGGCGGTCTCAAGAAAGTCGAAGCAAAGAAGTAA
- the rpsK gene encoding 30S ribosomal protein S11, translating to MAKQNPQQQQAAALPRKKKKLIESTGVAVIRATFNNTIVTLTNSHGEVISWCTSGKMGFRGSKKSTPFAAQVAAETAAKTAIDMGLKKVEVRVKGPGAGRESAIRSLQAAGLEITAIRDLTPIPHNGCRPPKKRRV from the coding sequence TTGGCCAAGCAAAATCCGCAGCAGCAACAGGCTGCCGCATTGCCGCGTAAAAAGAAGAAACTGATCGAATCCACGGGCGTTGCCGTGATTCGTGCTACGTTTAACAACACGATCGTAACTTTGACCAACAGCCACGGTGAAGTGATTTCGTGGTGTACATCCGGAAAGATGGGTTTCCGCGGTTCCAAAAAGAGCACGCCTTTCGCCGCACAGGTTGCCGCTGAAACGGCCGCTAAAACGGCAATTGATATGGGATTGAAAAAAGTCGAAGTGCGCGTCAAAGGCCCCGGTGCCGGTCGTGAGTCAGCGATTCGTTCGCTGCAAGCGGCAGGTTTGGAGATTACGGCGATTCGCGACTTGACGCCTATCCCGCACAATGGATGCCGTCCGCCGAAGAAACGCCGCGTATAA
- the rpsD gene encoding 30S ribosomal protein S4, with protein MARYTDAVCKLCRREGEKLFLKGTKCLTDKCPIERRNYPPGEHGDKRSKPSGYSIQLREKQKLRRIYGVLERQFRRYFEKAERAKGVTGTALLQILETRLDNMVYRFGFASSRSQARQLVLHRHVEVNGKLVTAPSYQVKPGDDVSIREGSKKMALIHGSLKRQKETSLNWIDVDKASLKGKFLNMPEREQIPVDVKEQLIVELYSK; from the coding sequence ATGGCCAGATATACGGATGCCGTTTGCAAACTGTGCCGCCGCGAAGGCGAAAAGCTTTTTCTCAAAGGCACAAAATGCTTGACGGATAAATGCCCGATCGAACGCCGCAACTACCCTCCGGGTGAGCACGGCGACAAACGTTCTAAACCCTCGGGTTACAGCATTCAGCTGCGTGAAAAACAAAAACTGCGTCGTATTTACGGCGTATTGGAACGCCAATTCCGTCGCTATTTTGAAAAAGCCGAACGTGCCAAAGGTGTAACCGGTACGGCGTTGCTTCAAATTCTTGAAACACGTCTTGACAACATGGTATATCGCTTTGGTTTTGCTTCTTCACGTTCGCAAGCACGTCAGCTCGTACTGCACCGTCATGTCGAAGTTAACGGCAAACTCGTAACGGCGCCTTCGTATCAGGTCAAACCCGGCGACGATGTGTCTATTCGCGAGGGCAGCAAAAAAATGGCGTTGATCCACGGATCGCTGAAACGTCAAAAAGAAACATCCCTGAACTGGATTGATGTGGATAAAGCTTCGCTCAAAGGCAAATTTTTGAATATGCCTGAACGCGAACAGATCCCTGTGGATGTCAAAGAACAACTCATCGTTGAGTTGTACTCGAAGTAA
- a CDS encoding DNA-directed RNA polymerase subunit alpha: MQNWAGLQMPERIELDESSYTTTYGKFIIQPLERGFGVTIGNSLRRVLLSSLPGAAITAIKIEGVLHELSTIPGVAEDVAEMVLNLKGVRFKLHNKKPDKVSIRLKGPHKFTAADIQKASNGIDFEVLNPDHVIATLSKEANVEMEIRIGRGKGWVTAEENKFPDMPIGTVPIDSIFNPIKNVRFTIDSTRVGQHTDYEKLTLEVTTDGSITPDDALTIAARLFRDHIQLFINFEMEDENADGEVEDQEAARIRQLLKMSVDELELSVRSHNCLRAAGIKTIGDLVSKNESEMLKYRNFGRKSLTELTKILEERNMSFGMDVSKYYNGEE; the protein is encoded by the coding sequence GTGCAGAACTGGGCAGGACTTCAGATGCCGGAGCGCATCGAACTCGACGAGTCGTCCTACACGACTACATACGGTAAGTTTATTATTCAGCCTCTCGAACGCGGATTCGGCGTCACGATCGGCAATTCGCTTCGCCGTGTACTTTTGTCGTCGCTCCCGGGTGCCGCGATCACCGCCATCAAAATCGAAGGCGTGCTTCACGAACTCTCCACAATTCCCGGCGTTGCAGAAGACGTTGCGGAAATGGTGCTTAATCTCAAGGGTGTGCGCTTTAAATTGCACAATAAAAAACCGGATAAAGTTTCGATTCGCCTCAAAGGACCGCACAAATTTACGGCGGCTGATATCCAAAAAGCTTCCAACGGCATTGATTTTGAAGTACTCAATCCGGATCACGTCATTGCGACGCTCAGCAAAGAAGCAAATGTCGAAATGGAAATCCGTATCGGTCGCGGCAAAGGCTGGGTAACTGCGGAGGAAAATAAATTCCCCGACATGCCTATCGGCACGGTACCGATTGATTCGATTTTCAATCCGATCAAAAATGTACGTTTTACTATCGACAGTACACGCGTCGGTCAGCATACCGACTATGAAAAACTGACCCTCGAAGTCACGACGGACGGCAGCATTACACCGGATGATGCACTGACTATTGCCGCACGCTTATTCCGCGACCATATTCAACTTTTCATTAACTTTGAAATGGAAGATGAAAATGCCGACGGTGAAGTCGAAGATCAAGAAGCCGCGCGCATTCGTCAGCTCCTTAAGATGAGCGTTGATGAATTGGAATTGTCGGTGCGTTCGCATAATTGTTTACGTGCAGCGGGCATCAAGACTATCGGTGATCTTGTCAGCAAAAACGAATCGGAAATGCTTAAATATCGCAATTTTGGTCGTAAGTCGCTGACCGAGTTAACCAAGATTCTCGAAGAGCGCAATATGAGTTTCGGCATGGATGTCAGCAAATACTACAACGGTGAAGAATAA
- the rplQ gene encoding 50S ribosomal protein L17, which translates to MRHGKKQIKLSKTASHRQALIKSLCNELFRHKRIVTTISKAKAARMTAERLIMFAKKGDLAARRILISRLGNARLVTAHKHVTDKKELSKTVIHELINEIAPKMKELDAQRKAKNASYTGGGYTRVLRLGLRKGDATEMAVLELVGYETASIDKQNKAIEAKEAKAQRAKSLAERIKAKKEEAQKESK; encoded by the coding sequence ATGAGACACGGTAAGAAACAAATAAAGCTGAGCAAAACGGCAAGTCACCGTCAGGCTCTGATCAAAAGTTTGTGCAACGAACTTTTCCGTCATAAACGTATTGTGACGACTATTTCCAAGGCGAAAGCGGCTCGTATGACGGCTGAACGCTTGATCATGTTTGCCAAAAAAGGTGATCTGGCAGCGCGTCGTATATTGATTAGCCGCCTCGGTAACGCCCGATTGGTAACGGCGCATAAACATGTTACCGATAAAAAAGAACTTTCCAAGACCGTAATTCATGAACTCATCAACGAAATCGCACCGAAGATGAAGGAACTGGATGCTCAGCGTAAAGCTAAAAATGCATCTTATACCGGCGGCGGCTATACACGCGTTCTGCGTTTGGGTCTGCGTAAAGGTGATGCGACGGAAATGGCTGTTTTGGAATTAGTCGGTTATGAAACGGCTTCCATTGATAAACAAAACAAAGCCATCGAAGCCAAGGAAGCTAAAGCTCAACGCGCCAAATCGCTGGCTGAACGTATCAAAGCAAAAAAAGAAGAAGCTCAAAAAGAATCCAAGTAA